The following proteins come from a genomic window of Synechococcus sp. NB0720_010:
- the petM gene encoding cytochrome b6-f complex subunit PetM gives MASEIFGTAALFWVLIPLGLVGGALLLKLQGDN, from the coding sequence ATGGCCTCGGAAATCTTCGGCACCGCAGCGCTGTTCTGGGTTCTGATTCCCCTGGGTCTTGTGGGCGGTGCCCTGCTGCTGAAGCTCCAAGGCGACAACTGA
- a CDS encoding SDR family oxidoreductase, whose amino-acid sequence MRVAVTGASGKTGWRVVAEALARGFEVRAIVRPGSVLPPGLEGAEVHRLQLNDSAALQQALRGCDALVIATGARPSIDLLGPLKVDALGVRQQLEACRSVGLKRLVLVSSLCAGRWLHPLNLFGLILVWKRLGEQWLEQSGLEVTIVRPGGLKEAEEDIAAQELRFSGPDQQEDGSLPRRLVARVCLDALEVPASAGRIIEITSTVPDVPAPEPPALASWLA is encoded by the coding sequence ATGCGAGTCGCGGTCACCGGCGCTTCCGGCAAAACCGGCTGGAGAGTGGTCGCCGAGGCCCTGGCCCGCGGTTTCGAGGTTCGGGCGATCGTCCGACCTGGCTCAGTCCTCCCACCTGGTTTGGAGGGAGCCGAGGTGCATCGCCTCCAGCTGAACGACAGCGCGGCCCTGCAACAGGCCCTGCGCGGCTGCGATGCCCTGGTCATCGCCACCGGGGCTCGACCCAGTATTGATTTGTTGGGCCCCCTGAAAGTCGATGCCCTTGGCGTGCGCCAGCAGCTGGAGGCTTGCCGCTCCGTCGGCCTCAAGCGCCTGGTGCTGGTGAGTTCCCTCTGTGCGGGCCGTTGGCTGCACCCGCTGAACCTCTTTGGCCTGATCCTGGTCTGGAAACGCCTCGGCGAGCAGTGGCTCGAACAAAGCGGGCTAGAGGTCACGATTGTTCGCCCGGGGGGCCTCAAGGAAGCCGAGGAGGACATCGCCGCGCAGGAGCTGCGCTTCTCCGGTCCTGATCAACAGGAGGACGGCAGCCTTCCGCGCCGCCTGGTGGCCCGGGTTTGCCTGGATGCCTTGGAGGTCCCAGCCAGCGCGGGACGCATCATTGAGATCACCAGCACTGTTCCGGACGTTCCGGCCCCTGAACCCCCTGCGCTTGCCAGCTGGTTGGCTTGA
- a CDS encoding NAD(P) transhydrogenase subunit alpha yields MPRECRPGETRVAATPETVRRLAARGCTFVVERGAGQASGYDDAAYEEAGAALTDPSAEQWSQADVVLTVQGSDLAQKHSPKAGALLLGLLEPHGNDALKQRFQSAQVSALALELLPRISRAQSMDVLSSQANIAGYKAVLLASAALDRYVPMLMTAAGTIQPARALILGAGVAGLQALATARRLGSVAYVSDVRPAAKEQVESLGGRFIDPPELDQKPGEAGGYAKQATEAFLAEQRRQLTEQLALADMVICTAQVPGKKAPRLIDDAMLQHMRPGSVVVDLAVAQGGNCEGTVPGQTVIRHGVQLIGGDGLPCSVANHASALYARNIAALLELLLNTTAEGASSVNLDLDDEIVSGCLFSHNAPESAGGAA; encoded by the coding sequence GTGCCAAGGGAGTGCCGTCCTGGTGAAACCAGGGTCGCGGCCACTCCCGAAACCGTGCGCCGTTTGGCGGCACGCGGCTGCACCTTTGTCGTCGAGCGGGGCGCTGGTCAGGCCAGCGGTTACGACGACGCGGCCTATGAAGAGGCCGGTGCTGCGCTGACGGACCCCAGTGCTGAGCAGTGGTCTCAAGCGGACGTCGTTCTGACGGTCCAGGGTTCGGATCTGGCCCAGAAGCATTCCCCGAAAGCCGGAGCTCTGCTTCTGGGTTTGCTTGAGCCCCACGGCAACGACGCCCTCAAACAGCGTTTTCAGTCCGCTCAGGTGAGCGCACTCGCCCTTGAGCTGCTGCCTCGGATCAGCCGGGCCCAGAGCATGGACGTGCTCTCCTCCCAGGCCAACATCGCTGGTTACAAGGCCGTTCTGCTCGCTTCGGCGGCCCTGGATCGCTACGTGCCGATGCTGATGACGGCCGCGGGCACAATTCAGCCGGCCCGCGCCCTGATCTTGGGTGCCGGCGTTGCGGGCCTTCAGGCCCTGGCGACCGCCCGCCGCCTGGGCTCCGTGGCCTACGTCAGCGACGTTCGCCCCGCCGCCAAGGAGCAGGTGGAGTCCCTCGGTGGCCGCTTTATTGATCCGCCTGAGTTGGATCAGAAGCCCGGCGAAGCCGGTGGCTACGCCAAGCAGGCCACAGAAGCCTTCCTCGCTGAGCAGCGCCGTCAACTCACCGAACAGTTGGCCCTGGCCGACATGGTCATCTGCACGGCCCAGGTGCCGGGTAAGAAGGCGCCGCGTCTGATCGATGACGCGATGCTGCAGCACATGCGTCCCGGCAGCGTCGTGGTTGACCTGGCGGTCGCCCAAGGCGGCAACTGCGAAGGCACCGTGCCCGGCCAGACCGTCATCCGCCACGGCGTTCAGCTGATCGGCGGCGATGGCCTGCCCTGCAGCGTGGCCAACCACGCCAGTGCCCTCTATGCACGCAACATCGCTGCGCTGCTTGAGCTGTTGCTCAACACCACCGCCGAGGGTGCCTCCTCGGTGAATCTCGATCTGGACGACGAGATCGTCTCGGGCTGCCTGTTCAGCCACAACGCCCCTGAATCTGCCGGAGGTGCTGCATGA
- the trxB gene encoding thioredoxin-disulfide reductase → MAAGAPGSVENLVIVGSGPAGYTAAIYAARANLSPVVITGFQDGGIPGGQLMTTTHVENFPGFPDGILGPELMDRVKAQAVRWGTRLIEADAEAIDLSQRPFRIQADGQTIQAHAVILATGASANRLGLPSEQRFWNAGISACAICDGATPQFRDVELAVVGGGDSACEEAVYLTKYASRVHLIVRSDKLRASKAMADRVLANPKVQVHWNRQVADCSGGEWLEAIQLKDPATGQSEELPVRGMFYAIGHTPNTRLVREQLSTDGKGYLITQPGRPETSLEGVYAAGDVADAEWRQGITAAGSGCQAALAAERWLTEKDLAVTVSHEPVDPAEVGETKRTAVSDEANFSSDALWQKGSFALRKLYHDSTKPLVVVYTSPTCGPCHVLKPQLKRVLDELGGQAQGIEIDIEAEQEIAQQAGVSGTPTVQVFLNKELKQQFRGVKQRSEFKAAIESLL, encoded by the coding sequence ATGGCCGCTGGCGCGCCCGGATCGGTTGAAAACCTCGTCATCGTGGGCTCCGGCCCCGCCGGCTACACCGCAGCGATCTACGCCGCCCGGGCCAACCTCAGCCCTGTGGTGATCACGGGTTTTCAGGATGGCGGAATCCCTGGCGGTCAGCTGATGACCACCACCCACGTCGAGAACTTCCCCGGCTTCCCCGATGGAATCCTCGGCCCCGAGCTGATGGACCGGGTCAAGGCCCAGGCCGTCCGCTGGGGCACCCGCTTAATCGAGGCCGACGCCGAGGCCATCGACCTCTCACAGCGCCCCTTCCGGATCCAGGCGGACGGGCAGACCATCCAGGCCCACGCTGTGATCCTGGCCACGGGTGCCAGCGCTAATCGCCTGGGCCTCCCCAGCGAGCAGCGCTTTTGGAACGCCGGCATCAGCGCCTGCGCCATCTGTGATGGTGCGACCCCGCAGTTCCGAGATGTGGAGCTGGCGGTCGTCGGCGGAGGCGACTCCGCCTGCGAAGAAGCGGTCTATCTGACCAAATACGCCAGCCGCGTCCACCTGATCGTGCGCAGCGACAAGCTCCGCGCCAGCAAGGCCATGGCAGACCGGGTGCTGGCCAACCCCAAGGTGCAGGTGCACTGGAACCGTCAGGTGGCGGACTGCAGCGGTGGCGAGTGGCTCGAGGCGATCCAGCTCAAGGATCCCGCGACCGGCCAGAGCGAAGAGCTCCCCGTGCGGGGCATGTTCTATGCCATCGGCCACACCCCCAACACCCGCCTGGTGCGCGAGCAGCTCAGCACCGATGGCAAGGGCTACCTAATCACCCAGCCGGGGCGCCCCGAGACCAGCCTTGAGGGGGTCTATGCCGCCGGAGACGTGGCCGATGCGGAGTGGCGCCAGGGGATCACGGCCGCCGGTAGCGGCTGCCAGGCCGCCCTCGCCGCCGAACGCTGGCTGACGGAGAAGGACCTGGCGGTCACCGTCAGCCATGAGCCCGTCGATCCAGCCGAGGTGGGCGAAACCAAGCGCACAGCCGTCAGCGATGAGGCCAACTTCAGCAGCGATGCCCTGTGGCAGAAGGGAAGTTTTGCCTTGAGGAAGCTGTATCACGACAGCACCAAACCGCTGGTGGTCGTCTACACCTCACCCACCTGCGGCCCCTGCCACGTGCTCAAACCGCAACTCAAGCGCGTCCTGGATGAACTGGGAGGACAGGCCCAGGGCATCGAAATCGACATCGAGGCCGAACAGGAGATTGCGCAGCAGGCCGGTGTCAGCGGCACACCCACCGTTCAGGTCTTCCTGAACAAGGAACTCAAGCAACAGTTCCGCGGGGTCAAGCAGCGCAGCGAGTTCAAGGCGGCGATCGAAAGCCTGCTCTAG
- a CDS encoding pseudouridine synthase, producing MTTLLFHKPYGVLSQFTPEEGSRWGCLADYIEVPGVYAAGRLDADSEGLLLLTSNGRLQQRLTDPSWGHWRRYWSQVEGIPSEDALNALRSGLVIQGQRTLPAQAQALQDPGWPERDPPIRVRQSIPTSWLQLELREGRNRQVRRMTAAVGLPTLRLLRVAMDLMDGGPPLSLDGLAPGQWRSVNDEEDRRLQSLLQSGRGGRAGGGKSGRAGGWGKGGVAKAKFRR from the coding sequence CTGACCACCCTCCTGTTCCACAAGCCCTACGGCGTTCTCAGTCAGTTCACCCCTGAAGAGGGCAGTCGCTGGGGTTGCCTGGCCGATTACATCGAGGTTCCCGGTGTCTATGCAGCGGGGCGGCTGGATGCCGATAGCGAAGGCCTGTTGCTGCTGACCAGCAACGGAAGACTGCAGCAGAGGCTGACCGATCCCTCCTGGGGCCACTGGCGCCGCTACTGGAGCCAAGTCGAGGGCATTCCCAGCGAGGATGCCCTCAACGCCCTGCGCTCAGGGCTGGTGATTCAGGGCCAACGCACCCTGCCCGCCCAAGCGCAGGCCCTGCAGGACCCGGGTTGGCCCGAGCGTGATCCACCCATTCGCGTGCGCCAGAGCATCCCCACCAGCTGGCTGCAGCTGGAGCTCCGGGAGGGGCGTAACCGGCAGGTGCGGCGGATGACCGCGGCCGTCGGACTGCCCACCCTGCGGCTGCTGCGGGTGGCGATGGACCTGATGGATGGAGGCCCACCTCTCAGCCTGGACGGGCTGGCACCGGGCCAGTGGCGATCGGTTAATGACGAAGAAGATCGACGGCTTCAATCCCTGCTGCAATCAGGCCGGGGCGGCCGCGCGGGGGGCGGAAAGTCGGGCCGCGCTGGAGGCTGGGGGAAGGGTGGCGTCGCCAAAGCCAAATTCCGGAGATAA
- a CDS encoding N2,N2-dimethylguanosine tRNA methyltransferase yields the protein MADTASPAHYCEGAAQLVLGPGFFRPQSRPSRDAGVLLSRWLTRERPGRVLDAMAGCGIRALRYGLEGRAQEVWANDADGDRLPLLQENLQPLGDRRLEISARTAQHLLADCLMQQRRFDLLDLDAFGCPTALVPLALEALEFGGVLYLASTDGRSPTGHDRPAAIRSLGAAARAHPSSWELALRLQLAVVAKAAWALGRGIRPLFSFSEGRTFRTAVQLLRRPQPREEEQLGLWAYCHRCAEQSQQSLLRLRRWPACACGDDSAAPLAISGPLWLGPLQDPLVLQELLEESQALPQQSLAPASRRLLEGLRADDGLPVSCWPLDVLAKRLGGGPPRLDALIDGLRSEGYEAKRSGVMSAQFRCNAPFRRVVELASALNR from the coding sequence GTGGCCGACACGGCTAGCCCAGCTCACTATTGCGAAGGGGCCGCGCAACTGGTGCTGGGGCCGGGCTTTTTTCGGCCGCAATCCCGTCCCTCCCGGGATGCGGGAGTCCTGCTGAGCCGGTGGCTGACCCGGGAGCGGCCCGGGCGGGTGCTTGATGCCATGGCCGGCTGCGGCATTCGCGCCCTGCGTTATGGCCTGGAGGGGCGGGCCCAGGAGGTCTGGGCGAACGATGCCGACGGGGATCGCCTGCCCCTGCTGCAGGAGAACCTCCAGCCCCTGGGGGACCGTCGTCTGGAGATCAGTGCCCGCACGGCCCAGCACCTGCTGGCCGATTGCTTGATGCAGCAGCGGCGTTTCGATCTGCTCGACCTGGACGCCTTTGGCTGCCCCACAGCCCTGGTTCCCTTGGCGCTAGAGGCCCTGGAGTTCGGGGGTGTTCTCTACCTGGCCAGCACCGACGGTCGCTCTCCGACAGGCCATGACCGCCCCGCGGCGATCCGCTCCCTGGGGGCTGCAGCGCGGGCCCATCCCTCCAGCTGGGAGCTGGCCCTCCGCCTTCAGTTGGCGGTGGTGGCCAAGGCCGCCTGGGCCCTCGGCCGGGGCATCCGGCCCCTGTTCTCCTTTAGTGAGGGCCGCACCTTCCGGACGGCCGTTCAGTTGTTGCGTCGCCCCCAGCCTCGGGAGGAGGAGCAGTTGGGGCTCTGGGCCTACTGCCATCGCTGTGCGGAGCAGTCCCAACAGAGCCTGCTGCGGCTGCGCCGATGGCCGGCCTGCGCCTGCGGTGATGACTCGGCCGCTCCCCTGGCAATTTCGGGGCCCCTCTGGCTGGGCCCCCTGCAGGACCCGCTGGTTCTGCAGGAGCTGCTTGAGGAGTCCCAGGCCCTGCCCCAGCAGAGCCTGGCTCCGGCGAGCCGCCGTCTATTGGAGGGGCTGCGCGCTGACGACGGTTTGCCGGTGTCGTGTTGGCCGCTGGATGTGCTGGCCAAACGTCTGGGGGGCGGCCCGCCCCGCTTGGATGCCTTGATCGACGGCCTGCGCTCGGAGGGCTATGAGGCCAAGCGCTCCGGGGTGATGTCTGCTCAGTTCCGCTGCAATGCGCCCTTCAGACGCGTGGTGGAGCTGGCTTCTGCGCTAAATAGGTAG
- a CDS encoding DUF2808 domain-containing protein → MARVQRWFLLGALSLGAATPGRSLELNGQSYFTQPPWRVEFTNYDWLVDQGGPEYFFTVSLAQNAGADLGGLVITQTSGSDQTFWIDPTQTTAFFGRPRQEGTAIPVRAQFHEQKRIMRLEFPEPQPAGSTLTVVLRPPNNPSLNDLYLFAVEALPAGPNPAAAPLGFARMEILDDWGR, encoded by the coding sequence ATGGCACGGGTCCAGCGCTGGTTCCTGCTCGGGGCATTGAGCCTGGGAGCAGCGACGCCTGGCCGATCCCTTGAACTCAACGGTCAGAGCTATTTCACCCAGCCCCCCTGGAGGGTGGAGTTCACCAACTACGACTGGCTCGTCGACCAGGGGGGGCCTGAATATTTTTTCACCGTCTCACTGGCGCAGAACGCCGGGGCAGATCTCGGGGGACTGGTGATCACACAAACCTCAGGCAGCGATCAGACCTTCTGGATTGACCCCACACAAACCACGGCGTTCTTCGGGCGCCCGCGCCAAGAGGGGACAGCGATTCCGGTCCGCGCCCAGTTCCATGAACAAAAACGGATCATGCGACTGGAGTTTCCCGAGCCACAGCCCGCGGGTTCGACGCTGACCGTGGTCCTGCGGCCACCCAACAACCCCTCCCTCAACGACCTCTATCTCTTTGCAGTCGAGGCCCTGCCAGCGGGCCCCAACCCTGCTGCTGCACCCCTGGGCTTCGCCAGGATGGAGATCCTCGATGACTGGGGGCGCTAG
- a CDS encoding NAD(P) transhydrogenase subunit alpha gives MSSLNEALWVLLLGSLLGLELIGKVPPTLHTPLMSGANAISGITVLASLTLIAQAQGNPGMLILGAVSLGFALFNVIGGFLVTDRMLAMFSRKKSGARR, from the coding sequence ATGAGCAGCCTGAATGAAGCCCTTTGGGTGCTGCTGCTCGGCAGCCTCCTGGGTCTGGAACTGATTGGCAAGGTGCCCCCCACCCTGCACACCCCCCTGATGAGCGGCGCGAACGCCATCAGTGGCATCACCGTGCTGGCCTCCCTGACCCTGATCGCTCAGGCCCAGGGCAACCCCGGGATGTTGATCCTCGGCGCGGTCTCCCTGGGCTTTGCCCTCTTCAACGTGATCGGGGGCTTCCTCGTGACCGACCGCATGCTCGCCATGTTCAGCCGCAAGAAGTCAGGAGCACGCCGATGA
- the infA gene encoding translation initiation factor IF-1, whose translation MIETSGVIEKEQGNGFYLVTLEQPAGHQCLCRAAGKLTKFRIKLLAGDKVLVEISPYDLSRGRITYRERNANAGPRPGGNRPGGPRRR comes from the coding sequence ATGATTGAGACCTCCGGCGTCATCGAGAAGGAACAGGGCAACGGGTTCTACCTGGTCACCCTCGAGCAGCCCGCTGGCCACCAATGCCTCTGCCGCGCCGCCGGCAAGCTGACCAAGTTCCGCATCAAATTGCTGGCGGGCGACAAGGTGCTGGTGGAGATCAGCCCCTACGACCTGAGCCGCGGTCGCATCACCTACCGCGAGCGCAACGCCAACGCCGGCCCCCGTCCAGGTGGAAACCGTCCTGGCGGTCCCCGTCGTCGTTGA
- a CDS encoding alpha/beta fold hydrolase: MSATVTAPPRLNLQPASAGVHWGEHGTWHWQGHACHWRVVGERSAPALVLIHGFGAASGHWRHNAAAFAQAGWCVYAIDLVGFGDSSQPRHRRHRPLDNRLWARQLQGFLEQVVQGPAVLVGNSLGSLVAVTCAVFFPTWVQGVVAAPLPDPTLLMPLRRRRPRWRRAWKRRLVIVLCRILPLELLVPLIARTPLLDLGLRSAYQDLGAVDGELRRLIARPALRPQAAQALRAMSIGMALRPREATAAPLLQRMQQPLLVLWGSQDRLVPAQISRQLQPHKSDLQLQLLQELGHCPHDEHPELFNRVVTTWLARNLGSGQPREQPWA; the protein is encoded by the coding sequence GTGTCGGCCACTGTGACTGCGCCACCGCGATTGAATCTCCAGCCTGCCTCTGCGGGGGTGCACTGGGGTGAGCACGGGACCTGGCACTGGCAAGGCCACGCCTGCCATTGGCGCGTCGTCGGCGAGCGGAGCGCACCTGCGCTGGTCTTGATCCATGGCTTTGGTGCCGCCAGTGGCCACTGGCGCCACAACGCCGCCGCCTTCGCGCAGGCCGGCTGGTGCGTCTATGCCATCGACCTCGTGGGCTTTGGCGACTCCAGTCAGCCGCGGCACCGTCGCCATCGCCCCCTGGACAACAGGCTTTGGGCGCGGCAACTCCAGGGCTTTCTGGAGCAGGTCGTCCAGGGACCGGCAGTCCTGGTGGGCAACTCCCTGGGGAGCCTGGTGGCCGTGACCTGCGCCGTCTTTTTTCCCACCTGGGTGCAGGGAGTCGTGGCGGCCCCGCTGCCCGATCCCACGCTGCTGATGCCCCTGCGGCGGCGGCGGCCCCGCTGGCGCCGGGCCTGGAAGCGCCGGCTGGTGATCGTCCTCTGCCGGATCCTGCCGCTGGAGCTACTGGTCCCCCTGATCGCACGAACACCGCTGCTGGATCTCGGGCTGCGCAGCGCCTATCAGGACCTGGGGGCGGTGGACGGCGAACTGCGGCGGCTGATCGCCCGGCCGGCCCTGCGTCCCCAGGCGGCCCAGGCCCTGCGGGCGATGAGCATCGGCATGGCCCTGCGCCCCCGCGAAGCCACCGCCGCCCCACTGCTGCAACGGATGCAGCAACCACTGCTGGTGCTCTGGGGCAGCCAGGACCGCCTGGTCCCAGCCCAGATCAGCCGGCAACTGCAGCCCCACAAGAGCGATCTCCAGCTCCAGCTGCTTCAGGAGCTGGGGCACTGTCCCCACGACGAACACCCTGAACTGTTCAACAGGGTGGTGACCACCTGGCTGGCACGTAACTTGGGGAGCGGTCAGCCACGCGAACAGCCCTGGGCATGA
- a CDS encoding NAD(P)H-binding protein: MQVLVIGGTGTLGRQIARQALDAGHQVRCMVRSPRKAAFLQEWGCELTRGDLLEPDSLDYALEGQEAVIDAATARATDAGSVYDTDWTGKLNLLNACERAGVKRFVFLSLLGAEKHRDVPLMDIKHCTEQALIDSDFDYTILRAVAFMQGLISQIAIPVLESQTVWVSGTPTPIAYMNTQDLARFAVAALARPETSRKAFPVVGNRAWSTGEITQMCEKYTGKSARVIRVQPFLLRLMQGFSSFFEPAVNVAERLAFDKVMGGGEPLSAPMEESYAAFGLDPAETTEMEAYLKEYYDTILKRLRDMEADLDKDAKKKLPF, encoded by the coding sequence ATGCAGGTCCTGGTGATCGGTGGAACCGGAACCCTGGGTCGCCAGATCGCGCGTCAGGCCCTGGATGCCGGCCATCAGGTCCGCTGCATGGTGCGTTCGCCGCGCAAGGCGGCCTTCCTGCAGGAGTGGGGCTGTGAACTGACCCGCGGCGACCTGCTGGAGCCCGACAGCCTCGATTACGCCCTAGAGGGGCAAGAGGCTGTCATTGATGCCGCGACGGCGCGGGCCACGGATGCGGGCAGCGTCTACGACACCGATTGGACCGGGAAGCTCAATCTCCTGAACGCCTGTGAGCGCGCCGGGGTGAAGCGTTTTGTCTTCCTCTCCCTCCTGGGGGCCGAGAAGCATCGCGATGTCCCGTTGATGGACATCAAGCACTGCACCGAGCAGGCCCTGATCGATTCCGACTTCGACTACACGATCCTGCGCGCTGTGGCCTTCATGCAGGGCCTGATTAGTCAGATCGCGATTCCGGTTCTGGAAAGCCAGACCGTCTGGGTGAGCGGCACGCCGACCCCGATTGCCTACATGAACACCCAGGACCTGGCCCGCTTTGCGGTGGCTGCCCTGGCTCGCCCGGAGACCAGCCGCAAGGCCTTCCCGGTGGTGGGAAATCGGGCCTGGAGCACCGGTGAGATCACCCAGATGTGTGAGAAGTACACCGGCAAGAGTGCTCGCGTGATTCGCGTGCAGCCTTTCCTGCTGCGGTTGATGCAGGGCTTCAGCTCCTTCTTTGAGCCCGCCGTGAACGTGGCGGAACGCCTGGCCTTCGACAAGGTGATGGGCGGTGGCGAGCCCCTGTCGGCTCCGATGGAGGAGAGCTATGCCGCCTTCGGCCTGGACCCCGCGGAGACGACCGAGATGGAGGCCTACCTGAAGGAGTACTACGACACGATCCTCAAGCGCCTGCGCGACATGGAGGCCGATCTGGACAAGGACGCCAAGAAGAAGCTCCCCTTCTGA
- a CDS encoding DEAD/DEAH box helicase: protein MPSLSFDLRVPRRAPAAAKAVEQRPLSNLQPRQWQTQLIQLLRRRLETNRGSDVLINAGPGAGKTLGALLSFERLLREGRLERFLVFCHRSSIAAQWIASAERLNLKIQDWQPGLCGSDLADSQGLLLTYQAAGRNLESLEHQLRQWGWGPWLAIADEVHHLGVDPEEPEATAWGHAFSRLSQSAQLRLGLTGTPFRADNLGFCAARRIQVHDGQEWVEQIAPDLSVEPRELIQAGDVRPLEFRFQDGWVDHGRQGELSDTERSPLSQEERESWRARNLRRAIRLGDSSSIALRLLLNARKRLESVRREHPEAGGLVVARDIAHARRICGLLEEEGDRVQLVHSQDPEAAERMERFKAGDSDWLVSIDMCAEGFDAPRLRVVAYLTTVVTRTRFVQAITRAVRMNGERASAESVPRHPSYVFAPADPLLMQYARTWSLSEPYVLRPKSSDAPEEASGQNRGASLPLQAVEDGAGGVIRVRGPRLPDFLMQQ from the coding sequence ATGCCATCGCTGTCCTTCGACCTGCGCGTTCCCCGGCGCGCTCCGGCTGCCGCCAAGGCTGTTGAGCAGCGGCCGCTCAGCAACCTGCAACCGCGGCAGTGGCAGACCCAGCTGATCCAACTGCTGCGGCGCCGGCTGGAAACCAACCGGGGCAGCGATGTTCTGATCAACGCCGGGCCCGGGGCTGGCAAAACCCTCGGGGCCCTGCTGAGCTTTGAGCGGTTGCTTCGGGAAGGCCGGCTGGAGCGCTTTCTGGTCTTCTGCCACCGCAGCTCCATCGCCGCCCAGTGGATTGCCTCTGCCGAGCGGCTCAACCTGAAGATCCAGGACTGGCAACCGGGCCTCTGCGGCAGCGACCTGGCGGACAGCCAGGGCCTATTGCTCACCTATCAGGCGGCGGGCCGCAACCTGGAGTCCCTGGAGCATCAGCTCAGGCAGTGGGGCTGGGGTCCCTGGCTGGCCATCGCCGATGAGGTGCACCACCTCGGGGTCGACCCAGAGGAACCGGAGGCCACGGCCTGGGGCCATGCCTTTAGCCGGCTCAGCCAGAGCGCCCAGTTGCGCCTGGGGCTCACCGGCACGCCGTTTCGAGCCGACAACCTCGGCTTCTGCGCCGCCCGGCGGATCCAGGTCCATGACGGCCAGGAGTGGGTCGAGCAGATCGCTCCTGATCTGAGTGTCGAGCCCAGGGAATTGATCCAGGCCGGTGACGTGCGCCCCCTGGAATTCCGCTTCCAGGACGGCTGGGTGGATCACGGCCGGCAGGGGGAACTGTCAGACACCGAGCGCTCGCCCCTCTCCCAGGAAGAGCGCGAGAGCTGGCGGGCGCGGAACCTGCGGCGCGCCATTCGCCTGGGGGACAGCAGCAGCATCGCCCTGCGGCTGCTGCTCAATGCCCGCAAACGGCTGGAATCCGTTCGGCGCGAGCATCCCGAGGCGGGCGGCCTGGTGGTGGCCCGTGACATTGCCCATGCCCGCCGGATTTGCGGACTGCTGGAGGAGGAAGGGGACCGGGTTCAACTGGTGCACTCCCAAGACCCCGAAGCCGCAGAACGCATGGAGCGCTTCAAGGCGGGCGATTCCGACTGGCTGGTGAGCATCGACATGTGCGCCGAGGGCTTCGATGCACCGAGGCTGCGGGTGGTGGCCTACCTCACCACCGTCGTCACCCGCACTCGCTTCGTGCAGGCCATCACCCGAGCCGTTCGCATGAATGGAGAGCGGGCCAGCGCCGAGAGCGTGCCGCGGCACCCCTCCTACGTCTTTGCCCCAGCCGATCCGCTGCTGATGCAGTACGCCCGGACCTGGTCCCTGAGCGAGCCCTACGTCCTGAGGCCGAAAAGCAGCGACGCTCCGGAAGAAGCAAGTGGACAAAACCGAGGCGCCAGTTTGCCGCTGCAGGCCGTCGAGGATGGTGCCGGAGGGGTGATTCGGGTGCGAGGACCACGCCTTCCTGACTTTTTAATGCAGCAATGA